From the Thermoplasmata archaeon genome, one window contains:
- a CDS encoding zf-TFIIB domain-containing protein translates to MFTRNRKIRETRECPVDWTPLRKEIRKPFRQSVEVDVCPKCQGIFLDKKEVEAMTGSHRLHKLLTKYTGLNSNVQLLCPNCGGLMEAEDAGGIRVDVCLDCFGVWLAAGELERLEAMPHSTFRHLTPEEMAEYRAKKEIELKDHLDAVRSMLLELRRL, encoded by the coding sequence GTGTTTACGAGGAATCGCAAGATTCGAGAGACGCGCGAATGTCCCGTGGACTGGACGCCCCTGCGCAAGGAAATCCGCAAGCCGTTCCGCCAAAGTGTCGAGGTCGACGTGTGCCCGAAGTGTCAGGGGATCTTCCTCGACAAGAAGGAGGTCGAGGCCATGACGGGCAGCCATCGCCTCCACAAGCTCCTCACGAAGTACACGGGCCTTAACTCGAATGTCCAGCTTCTTTGCCCGAACTGCGGCGGCCTGATGGAGGCAGAGGACGCAGGCGGCATCCGGGTCGACGTGTGCCTCGACTGCTTCGGTGTCTGGCTCGCGGCGGGTGAACTGGAGCGACTGGAAGCCATGCCGCATTCCACCTTCCGACACCTCACGCCGGAGGAAATGGCGGAGTACCGGGCGAAGAAGGAGATCGAACTCAAGGACCATCTCGATGCGGTCCGGAGCATGCTCCTGGAACTCCGACGGCTGTAG